The window GTGCTCTGGGCCAGCATCGGCTCTTTCATGTTGTCCATTTATCTTTGCTTAGAATTTGATGAAATTCATGTAACAATATGTAAAAGTGTGGCCATTGCCTATTCCTTGATATTGTCATTATTGATGTTGATTTCCAACGTGTCCATGGTCATGAGGCTCCGATGTGGCTCACAAAGACGGAGCCTGGGGAATCTctatgttgctgttgtgctcaatgtcatcttcttctttgcctttgggatgCCTTTCAGTGTTAAGTTTTTCCTCGATCTCTCCGtttcaagtattttatttccagaaaaaacCACTCTggttctggctctgctgaacagcagcatcaatccagtcatttacttcctggtggggagctgccggcagcaccgcttccaaggctccatccaagcCGCCCTGCGCAgagtgtttgaagagaaagcgaggagcaaggaggagagcCCCGTGCCTGAGGGCATCCCCATGGAGAGCACTGCCCAaggccctgctgggcagggggaggcctgagctctgctcccccttCCTATGAGgctcctgtccctgtccccccaaataaactgtgtgtgctttggctgAGCAGCCGAGTGTTGTGGTACTTTGGGGGAGCTCCTTGCgtggggaaggtgggagagaGAGGCCCTGGGGGAGCTGTGGCCGTGTCTCTGGTCCCAGGCAAGCAGGGCTCTGGCAAAGGGACTGCAAAGACAGTGAAGCCGAGGAGGACCACTGGGTTCATTCCTGAGGGACTTGGGGtgaggaagagaaatcaaaggGAAACCTGCAAACTGGAGTGTGAGGCTGAAAGAGGGGAATGTGAGAGAaactgagaaagagagagaaagagagaaagagagaaggcgGCACAGGAAAACACATAAATTTGGAGAGTGTtagagagaagaagaggaacagaaaaggagaaacaagaaaaattgaGGGTTAGAGAaagaatggaaggaaggaaggaaggaacaggaAACAATCAATGAAAGgcaaaaatgaaggaaaggaaaggaaaggaaagggcaaTGAAATGCAAGGAAGGCCAAGGAAGGAAGGCAATGAAAGGCAAGGAGAAATGTAAAGGTAAAGGCAAAGAGAACAGTGAAGGGAAtggcaaggaaaaggaagaagacaaaaacgaaaaaaaaggagaggaaagggaaaggagggaaaagaaagggaaaggaagagaaggaaatgaaaggcaagggaagggaaggtaaagcaagggaaggaaaagaaatggaagggaatggaagggaagggaagataagggaaaggaaggcaaggcaatggaatggaaaggaagggaagacaatggaaaggaagggaagacaatggaaaggaaaggaagggaaggcaatggaagaaaaggaaatcaagggaaggcaagagaaggcaaggcaaaggaaaggaaagacaaagaagaaaagggtagggaagggaaggcaaaacaaggaaagagaaaggaaggaaagggaagtcaagggaaggaaagacaaggcaaacgaaggaaaaggaagggaagggagggcaatggaaaggaagagaacggaaggcaaggcaaggcaatggaaaggaaaagaaaggaaggcaatagaaagaaaaggaatggaaGGGAAATCAAGGCAAGGTAATGGaactgaagggaaaggaagggaagggaaatcaaggcaaggcaagggaaaggaagggaaaggaagaaaggggtagggaggggaaaggaaaaaagtgaggGAAATGGAACttaaaggaagggaaggcaaggtAAGGcatgggaaaggaagggaagataaTGGAAAGGGAAGGTAAGGATAGGAAGGGAAGACAAGGCAAGGAAAGTGAAAGGTAGGGAAATCAAGTttaggaaagggaagggaagtcaagggaaggaaagacaagGCTAGGCAAGTTTGGGCAAGgcaaggtaagaaaaggaaaggaaggaaaggggaaatgaacgaaaagaaaaaggggaaagttgaaattaagaaaaaggggagggaaTAAGGGAACTAAGAAACAATGAAAGAGTGAATGTGAGAGGGACTCAGAGAAAGCAAACGAGAAGGAGAAACTGTCCCAAACAGGAGCCCCAGTCCCTctatgttgctgttgtgctcaatgtcatcttcttctttgcctttgggatgCCTTTCAGTGCTGAGGTTTTCTTCGATCTGTCCCTTTCACGTAATTTATTTCCCGAAAACACCACTCTggttctggctctgctgaacagcagcatcaatccAGTCATTTACTTCCTGGTGGGGAGCTGCCGGCAGTGCCGCTTCCAAGGCTCCATCAAAGTCGCCCTGCGCAgagtgtttgaagagaaagcgaggagcaaggaggagagcCCCGTGCCTGAGGGCATCCCCATGGAGAGCACTGCCCAaggccctgctgggcagggggaggcctgagctctgctcccccttCCTATGAGgctcctgtccctgtccccccaaataaactgtgtgtgctttggctgAGCAGCCGAGTGTTGTGTTGCTTTGGGGGAGCTCCTTGCgtggggaaggtgggagagaGAGGCCCTGGGGGAGCTGTGGCCGTGTCTGTGGTCCCAGGCAAGCAGGGCTCTGGTAAAGGGACTGCAAAGACAGGGAAGCCAAGTAGGACCCCTGGGTTTGTTCTTGGGGGACTTGGGGTGTGGAAGAGAAATCAAAGGGAAACCTGCAAACTGGAGAGTGAGGCTGAAGGAGGGGAATGTGAGAGAGACtgagaaaaatagagaaagagagaaagtaGCACAGGAAAACATGTATTTGGAGAGTGCGAGAGAGATGCATAGTaactgaaagagagaaagaagaaaaattaagggTTAGAGAaagaatggaaggaaggaaggaagaggaaataatcaattaaagtaaaaataaagaaagtaaagggaaaggaaaaacaaaggaatggCAAATGAAATGCAAGGAAGGCAAATGAAGGAAGGCAATGAAAGGCAAGGAGAAATGTGAAGGCAAAAGTAAAGGCAAAGGGAACTGCAAAtggaaaggcaaggaaaaggaagaaaggaagaaaaaaggggaaaaaggaagaagaaagggaaaggaaggaaaagaacgggaaaggaagagaaggaaatgaaaggcaagggaagggaaggtaaagtaagggaaggaaaggaaagtgaagggaaaggaagggaagacaagGCAATGCAATGGAAAGGAAGGTAAAGTAATGGAAGGGAGtgcaatggaaaggaagagaagggaagacaagGCAAGGCAatagaaaagaagggaagggaaaacaatggaaaggaaaggaagggagggcaaggcaaggcaatggaaaggaaagaaagggaaggtgttgggggtcgagcatgggcgcttgaacaggcctacagcaagctgtgagaaagtgaacttatgaccccaggttaaaagaagaagaagtgtcaagatcagcaaaacaggaatgcaataacaggatgccagtaattgcagaagcatgatgtaacgctaagctgaagcgaaggtgtgaaaccaatcaggagaggtaaaggggagcgtgtatccctcatgggcaaagtgaagcagccaatcaagtaatgcgtgatcgcgtgtaagacagtatattaagagcagccttgtaatcaataaatggagcattttgtgaacctacatcgtatcggtgttttctcccctccacctggccgcggcaggaaggaaggaaggaaggaaggaaagacggaaagaaagaaggaaggaaggaaggaaggaagaaagaaagaaaaagaaagaaagaaagaaagaaagaaagaaagaaagaaagaaagaaagaaagaaagaaagaaagaaagaaagaaagaaagaaagaaagaaagaaagaaagaaagaaagaaagaaagaaagaaagaaagaaagaaagagagggaggcaggaatgaagggagggaggcagggagaaaggaagggagggataaagaagggagggggagagaacGGAAGCGAGGGTGGGagactggagaaaaggaaggcagaaagaaagagggaaaaggaagggaaaaggaggcaagaaaacaaagctgtggctgccccgtccttGACAATGTTTAAGGAAAGTTTGGATGGCGTTCAGAGCATCatccaacctgctctagtggaaggtgtccctgcccatgtcagggcttggaactggatgagctttaagctccctgccaacataaaccagtctgtggttccaTGACTTcatgcagaggggaaagaatggATAACTTCCCACagggaaagaagcagggaaATGGGTGGGTGAACACAGATCCCTGCCACATGCTGGTTGCTGCTCTCCCCTGGTGGCTGCGTGCCTTGAAACacttgtgcagagctgctcagcacctcGTGGCATGGCCAGGATCAGAGTGGCAGCATCAGGCTTCCTCCTCATGCTGAGCTGGAGAACCAAATGTACACACAAATAGAAGTGTGATGCTCCTGCTTTGTACGAAATAAAGTGGCCTATACATCTGCTCATGTTAATTTCCATAATTCAGGCTTTTACTTGTCATGGGCACAGAGGTGCATTCAGTGGAGTTACTATGAGTACACGAGCAGGAGTGCCGGGAACGTGCTGCTCAGAGGCACTGCTGAACCCATCCTTTGCTCAGAGGGATCGAACCCTGCCACTGAAGAGTGCGGCACATTCCCATGTAAGGAGCGTGCTcttgctgcctgcccagctctgcagcccagcccgGCCTGCCTTTGTGCCTCTCCATCAGGCAGGAGCTCAGGGCCGGCTCTGCTCACCGCTGCTTTGGACAccagagcagaagagcaaggaTGCTCCGTGTGATCAGAACCCATCTCCTGCCATCTAGAGGCACCAGCCCCGCACATGTCTGTGCAAACAGCACTGGGAGTGGGCTGGATGTGACCCTGTAGTCCCTTGAACCCGGGGTCTGTGTGAGAAGAGGGACTGGGGCTCCTGTTCGACGCAGTTTCTCCTTCTCgtttgctttctctgcattcCTCTCTCACCTTCATTCTTCTTTGTGTCTTagttcccttcctccttccccctttccttcatttcctcttgtctttcttctttccttttccttcattacCCCTTGACTTGCCTTGTCTTGCCTTTCCTTTCATTGACTTCCCTTCCCTTAACTTTCCTTGCCTTGTCTTGccctgccttgccttgccttggattcccttcccttcctttcccttccctcttattttcttccctttccttcccttcccttccccttagccattccctttgcctttccttttccccttccttttcccttataattccttgcctttcctttccttcatttcccttccctttcctttccttcatttcccttcccttcccttcccttcccttcccttcccttcccttcccttcccttcccttcccttcccttcccttcccttcccttcctttctcttccttcccctttcttcttttcttcacattccttgcctttccctttgctgctcCCTTTGCCATTCTCTTTGCCTTcccttgcctttcctttccttcccttcccttgaaTTCCCTTGCTTTCCgtcatttttcctttgcatttccttccctttcttattgcctttctttttgccttcacttctgccttttcttttaggtttctttgatttttaacttatccttccttccttccttccttccttccttccttccttccttccttccttccttccttccttccttccttccttccttccttccttccttccttccttccttccttctctaattctttaattttcttctttcactttttcatttcctcttcaactctctctcactctccattattgcagtgttttcctgtgccttctctctttctcaatTTCTCTCATatcccctccctctctctctaaTTTGCAGTGCTTCCCTGTGACCTGCCCTTCACACCACAAATCCCCCCAAGACCTAACAGAACCCCTTGGCTCACCAGGGGCTTTCCATCTCTTCCCCATCTTTGCAGTCCCTTTGCCAGAGCCCTGCTTGCCTGGGACCAGAGACACGGCCACAGCTCCCCCAGGGCCTCtctctcccaccttccccacGCAAGGAGCTCCCCCAAAGTACCACAACACTCGGCTGCTcagccaaagcacacacagtttatttgggggggacagggacaggagcCTCATAGGaagggggagcagagctcaggcctccccctgcccagcagagccttgggcagTGCTCTCCATGGGGATGCCCTCAGGCACGGGgctctcctccttgctcctcgctttctcttcaaacactcTGCGCAGGGCGACTTTGATGGAGCCTTGGAAGCGGCGCTGCCGCCAGCTCCCCACCAGGAAGTAAATGACTggattgatgctgctgttcagcagagccagaacaagaaccatttcttcattaaagaaaatatcgTTATGTAAAAGTAGAAGGATAGCATTTACGCTGAAAGGcatcccaaaggcaaagaagaagatgacattgagcacaacagcaacatagAGTTTCCCAAGGCTCCGTCTCTGTGAGCCACATCGGAGCCTTATGACCATGGACACGTTGGAAATCAACATCAAGAATGACAAAATCACAGAGTAGACAGTGATCAGACTTCCAAAGAGTGTCCCATATCTTTGACGAAAGACATAGCAAAGATAAATGGACACCATGAAAGAGCCGACGCTGGCCCAGAGCACCCCACTCACGATGCCTGACAAGTGCTTTGGGCGGTGGCAGCGATACCAGAttgggaagatgacagagaCAGAGCGCTCCGTGCTGATAGCTGTCAGGAGACCCAGGCTGCTAAGGACAAAGAAGTGGCACAGGAATGGAACTGTATGTATGTACTTCctgaagaaaggcaggaaagaatACAAACCGTAACAAATTATAGATGTGTTGAGAAACCCcaatatgaacagaaaatacacGAGGAGCATAGAGCAGTCAGCAACAGACAGATTTAGGATGTAGACAGTGAAAGGATTCCGCTTCATCTGGAAGCCCAGGAAACACAAAACTATCCCATTCCCCACCATTCCAAAGACACAGATCACCAtacagacaaggaaaaagacCACATATCCATCAAATGAATCCCCACAACTATTTTCAGTATCCCACTCGTAGCTCCAATTTCCATCATGTGTGTAATTCAGAAAGAGGTCTGTTGTGTTCGTGTCCTCCATGGAGAATGaggctgctctgggtggccgccttctccctctgccaccacctcctaGGAGACACAAGCAATGGGAAGGCAATGAGGGCCATCGGTGTTCCCcgctctccccatctctgcgCACAGCCCCacgccagccccaggctgctccaggcaggagccgTCCCCTGGCGTGGCCAGGacaggctcccagccctgcccgcctGGCCCTGCCCAGGAGCCATCTCCCACCTGCCCGTGCCCGCTCTcctacctcctgctgctcctgccaacagcgctgctgcaggagctccagcacaggggcctccagCCTCGGCAGCACAAAGCATCTGGGGATGCTTGCGTGGCCACcgcgctctgctctgccctcttcctcGTGCCTGGGCACCACAGCTTTGCCCACACATCACGGCCCCTGCTCACCACATACCCCTCACAATCTGCCCCCATCGCTGACA of the Melopsittacus undulatus isolate bMelUnd1 chromosome 4, bMelUnd1.mat.Z, whole genome shotgun sequence genome contains:
- the LOC117436126 gene encoding mas-related G-protein coupled receptor member X1-like, coding for MEGTNTTDLSLNYPYDGNWSYGEDSELPCVHTSATEMILTPFLTGICIFGMVGNGIVLWFLGFQMKRNPFSVYILNLAVADCCVFLLFFLFTLAFFNLTVICYGLKSFFPFFIHFLYAVEFLCHFFVLRSLGLLTALSTERSVSVIFPIWYRCHRPKHLSGIVSGVLWASIGSFMLSIYLCLEFDEIHVTICKSVAIAYSLILSLLMLISNVSMVMRLRCGSQRRSLGNLYVAVVLNVIFFFAFGMPFSVKFFLDLSVSSILFPEKTTLVLALLNSSINPVIYFLVGSCRQHRFQGSIQAALRRVFEEKARSKEESPVPEGIPMESTAQGPAGQGEA